A DNA window from Thermogemmatispora onikobensis contains the following coding sequences:
- a CDS encoding NUDIX hydrolase, whose protein sequence is MFRPVLATLGYILSPDRQQVLMIQRNKRPDDLHFGKYNGLGGRLEPHEDIVSGMRREIREESGLEAEELVLRGTISWPGFGKNGEDWFGFIFRIERWSGQPHAGNHEGTLVWVPLAELEKVPLWPGDRYFLSMVFDDDPRPFHGCMPYASGQPQSWSYVRV, encoded by the coding sequence TTGTTTCGACCGGTTTTGGCAACGCTCGGCTATATTCTGTCGCCGGATCGTCAGCAGGTGCTGATGATTCAGCGCAACAAGCGTCCTGACGACCTGCATTTTGGTAAGTACAATGGCCTGGGTGGGCGGCTGGAGCCGCATGAGGACATTGTGAGCGGCATGCGGCGTGAGATCCGCGAGGAGTCTGGGCTGGAAGCGGAGGAGCTGGTCCTGCGGGGAACGATCTCCTGGCCGGGGTTTGGGAAGAACGGCGAGGATTGGTTTGGCTTTATTTTCCGCATTGAGCGCTGGTCTGGGCAGCCGCATGCTGGCAACCATGAGGGGACGCTGGTCTGGGTGCCGCTGGCCGAGCTGGAGAAGGTGCCGCTCTGGCCTGGCGACCGCTACTTCCTGTCGATGGTTTTTGATGATGATCCGCGTCCGTTTCATGGCTGCATGCCTTATGCCAGCGGTCAGCCGCAGAGCTGGTCGTATGTGCGGGTCTAG
- a CDS encoding tetratricopeptide repeat protein yields the protein MSSNRSVEEPPRPRVRLVEARMSRGWSQQEVAERLGTTHVNVSRWERGVTKPNPYFRRKLCRLFGLTEEELDLAPAVSEASGREAQAGVGGGAEGMAGGGGPEQGEQELLRGGRDSGPLGEVTGGRPAETIIDPMIPLPPPVRLVGRDAELQRIKGRLFAGEAVALSALNGLPGVGKTSLAVALAHDPEVRAYFKDGILWAALGPRPHMTGLLSRWGALLGLPATEVAGLTSLEAWARALRTAIGPRRMLLVIDDAWRIEEALALKVGGAQCAHLLTTRFAHVATEFAVEGAAAITELGEEDSVQLLRLLAPTAVEQEPERVRVLVRAVGGLPLALTLIGNYLRKESYAGQVRRIRAALQRLSDARVRLGLTESRGPVEVHSSLPGEPVLSLQSVIAVSDEQLSQAARSALYALSVFPPKPASFSEEAALAVAACSTDELDALVDAGLLESNGGDRYLLHQVIADYARTRLEAQGEEAVQAPFARLMEYAIDYAEEHRTDYELLERESAVIVAGLEAAYMLGRQAELVRGAVTFAPFLLVRASYGVAELWLQRAQAAAQALGDQHGMTGVLLYRGQIALRQGDYAAAEGYSQEGLQLARALGDPERICALLTDLGTVFSRRGIYVQAGVYLQEGLQIARQIGHKEQICELLGKLGEIAARLGDYGQADAYLQEGLALAREIGDRERICLMLASLGASAGEQGKHLLAKEYAQEALSLARLMSHFEWMSLLLINLGEAETELGNYELADAYFDEALMLARNIDHKELMCAIFINEAIINRRRFQLQKAEMLLKEGLILAQELGVPYFICHVLNEYGNIYIQRNQIEDARKTFQDMMNTIPGGAQDLVALAQYGLARIAALEGKKDEAKEMARKSSVILRSIGHRSIAEIEDWLVHLEDNGEGAIETGEQ from the coding sequence ATGAGCAGCAACCGATCGGTGGAGGAGCCACCGCGGCCCCGCGTGCGTCTCGTGGAGGCTCGCATGAGCCGTGGCTGGTCGCAGCAGGAGGTGGCTGAGCGACTGGGGACGACGCATGTCAATGTGAGCCGCTGGGAGCGCGGGGTGACGAAGCCCAATCCGTATTTTCGACGCAAGTTGTGTCGGCTGTTTGGGTTGACAGAGGAGGAGCTGGACCTGGCGCCCGCTGTGAGCGAGGCGTCGGGGCGGGAGGCGCAGGCAGGAGTGGGGGGTGGAGCGGAGGGGATGGCTGGCGGTGGTGGGCCGGAGCAGGGCGAGCAGGAGCTGCTGCGAGGTGGCCGTGACTCTGGTCCGCTGGGGGAGGTGACGGGCGGGCGTCCGGCTGAGACGATTATTGATCCGATGATTCCTTTGCCGCCGCCGGTGCGCCTGGTGGGACGCGATGCTGAGTTGCAGCGTATTAAGGGGCGTCTTTTTGCCGGTGAGGCGGTGGCTCTGAGCGCTTTGAATGGGTTGCCTGGGGTGGGCAAGACTTCGTTGGCGGTGGCCCTGGCGCATGATCCCGAGGTGCGGGCCTATTTCAAGGATGGCATTCTCTGGGCGGCGCTGGGGCCACGTCCTCATATGACGGGTCTCTTGAGCCGTTGGGGGGCTTTGTTGGGCTTGCCGGCGACGGAGGTGGCCGGGCTGACGAGTCTGGAGGCCTGGGCCAGGGCTTTGCGTACGGCGATCGGGCCGCGGCGGATGCTGCTGGTCATTGATGACGCCTGGCGGATTGAGGAGGCGCTGGCGTTGAAGGTGGGCGGCGCCCAGTGCGCTCATTTGTTGACGACGCGCTTTGCACATGTGGCGACGGAGTTTGCGGTGGAGGGGGCGGCGGCGATCACGGAGTTGGGCGAGGAGGATAGTGTGCAGCTCTTGCGCTTGCTGGCGCCGACGGCGGTGGAGCAGGAGCCGGAGCGCGTGCGGGTTTTGGTGCGGGCGGTTGGCGGGTTGCCGTTGGCCTTGACGTTAATTGGGAATTATTTGCGTAAGGAGAGCTATGCAGGTCAGGTGCGCCGTATTCGGGCGGCGCTGCAGCGGCTGAGCGATGCGCGGGTGAGGCTGGGTTTGACGGAGTCGCGGGGCCCGGTGGAGGTGCATTCGAGCCTGCCAGGCGAGCCGGTGCTGTCGCTGCAGTCGGTGATTGCAGTCTCGGATGAGCAGCTGAGCCAGGCGGCGCGGTCGGCGTTGTATGCGCTCTCGGTTTTTCCGCCGAAGCCGGCGAGCTTTTCGGAGGAGGCGGCCCTGGCGGTGGCGGCCTGTTCGACGGATGAGTTGGATGCGCTGGTGGATGCGGGTTTGCTGGAGAGCAATGGCGGCGATCGCTATTTGTTGCATCAGGTGATTGCGGATTATGCGCGGACGCGCCTGGAGGCCCAGGGTGAGGAGGCGGTGCAGGCCCCTTTTGCCCGCCTGATGGAGTATGCAATCGATTATGCTGAGGAGCATCGGACGGATTACGAGCTGCTGGAGCGGGAGAGTGCGGTGATTGTGGCCGGTCTGGAGGCGGCCTATATGCTGGGACGACAGGCGGAGCTGGTGCGCGGGGCGGTGACGTTTGCGCCGTTCTTGCTGGTGCGGGCCTCGTATGGGGTGGCCGAGCTGTGGCTGCAGCGTGCTCAGGCGGCGGCCCAGGCCCTGGGCGATCAGCACGGGATGACAGGGGTGCTGCTCTACCGCGGGCAGATCGCACTGCGCCAGGGGGATTATGCCGCTGCCGAGGGCTATTCTCAGGAGGGGCTGCAGCTGGCCCGCGCCCTGGGCGATCCCGAGCGTATCTGTGCCCTGCTGACGGATTTGGGAACGGTCTTTTCAAGGCGTGGAATTTATGTGCAGGCTGGAGTCTATCTGCAAGAAGGGCTGCAGATAGCGCGGCAGATCGGTCATAAGGAGCAGATTTGCGAGCTACTGGGCAAGCTTGGGGAGATTGCTGCTCGCCTTGGAGACTATGGCCAAGCCGATGCCTATCTCCAGGAGGGGCTGGCTCTGGCCAGGGAAATTGGAGATCGTGAGCGTATCTGCTTGATGCTGGCTAGCTTGGGTGCTTCTGCCGGAGAGCAGGGGAAGCATCTTCTGGCCAAGGAGTACGCTCAGGAAGCCTTGTCATTGGCCAGGCTCATGAGCCACTTCGAATGGATGAGCCTATTGCTTATCAATTTAGGGGAAGCTGAAACTGAGTTAGGAAACTATGAATTGGCTGATGCGTATTTCGATGAAGCATTGATGCTTGCAAGAAATATAGATCACAAGGAATTAATGTGCGCTATATTTATTAATGAGGCTATAATTAATAGGAGAAGATTTCAGCTTCAAAAGGCTGAAATGCTTCTGAAAGAGGGTTTGATACTAGCACAAGAACTAGGAGTTCCTTATTTTATTTGTCATGTCTTAAATGAATATGGCAATATATATATACAAAGAAATCAGATTGAAGATGCTAGAAAAACTTTTCAGGATATGATGAATACCATACCAGGAGGGGCACAAGATTTGGTAGCCCTTGCTCAGTATGGACTGGCTAGAATAGCGGCATTAGAGGGAAAGAAAGATGAGGCTAAGGAAATGGCTCGAAAAAGTTCAGTAATCTTGCGATCTATAGGACATCGATCTATAGCGGAAATAGAAGATTGGCTTGTGCATCTGGAAGATAATGGCGAAGGGGCTATCGAGACAGGTGAACAATAA
- a CDS encoding class I SAM-dependent methyltransferase produces MPWWFFRQRRETNASITPADSVRPAPRPAVSEPPQPGSPASRRYLDEQPYLLPKDLGEVNRLDFQHYVLRSALRGNYLAPIVQPRSILDVGCGTGQWAIELAQQFPQAEVIGLDLEPAKAKATTPPANYRFVQGDALKGLPFENETFDFVHQRLLVLAIPLAAWPNVVRELVRVTVPGGWVELVEAGTHVSHFNPAGPATQQFLYLMGQLGALRGLDNEGGVLRSLDSFLHQAGLIQVNRQDIDIPLGDWGGRVGSLLSLDLREAGKAISSLIAARFQMSEQEVLALIEQAGQEWNTLQTRYHVVAAYGQKPYSS; encoded by the coding sequence ATGCCCTGGTGGTTCTTTCGCCAGCGCCGCGAGACAAACGCATCTATCACACCTGCTGACTCTGTTCGGCCTGCGCCTCGTCCAGCAGTCAGCGAGCCACCCCAGCCAGGTTCACCAGCCTCGCGCCGCTATCTGGACGAGCAGCCCTATCTGCTCCCCAAAGACCTGGGCGAGGTCAACCGCCTGGACTTTCAGCATTATGTCCTGCGTTCCGCACTGCGTGGTAACTATTTAGCGCCCATCGTCCAGCCGCGCAGCATCCTCGACGTTGGCTGTGGCACCGGCCAGTGGGCCATTGAACTCGCTCAGCAATTCCCCCAGGCCGAGGTCATCGGCCTCGATCTGGAGCCTGCCAAAGCTAAAGCTACTACTCCACCAGCTAACTACCGCTTCGTCCAGGGCGATGCCCTGAAGGGCCTCCCCTTTGAGAACGAGACCTTCGATTTTGTCCATCAACGCCTGCTCGTGCTGGCTATTCCTCTCGCGGCCTGGCCGAATGTTGTGCGAGAACTCGTGCGCGTCACCGTCCCCGGCGGCTGGGTCGAGTTGGTCGAGGCGGGCACCCATGTCAGTCATTTCAATCCAGCCGGACCAGCTACCCAGCAATTTCTCTATCTCATGGGCCAGCTAGGTGCCCTCCGTGGCCTCGACAACGAGGGTGGGGTCCTCCGCTCCCTGGACTCTTTCCTGCATCAGGCCGGGCTGATACAGGTCAATCGCCAGGACATCGATATTCCACTGGGCGATTGGGGCGGGCGCGTTGGCTCCCTGCTCTCCCTGGATTTGCGCGAGGCCGGTAAAGCGATCAGCTCCCTCATTGCCGCCCGCTTCCAGATGTCGGAGCAGGAGGTCCTGGCCCTCATCGAACAGGCCGGACAGGAGTGGAACACCCTGCAGACGCGCTACCACGTCGTCGCCGCCTACGGCCAGAAGCCTTATAGCAGCTGA
- a CDS encoding class I SAM-dependent methyltransferase produces the protein MPWWFFRLCATNASANATAPKPSVVSPSHDETTLPSFAASRHYLDEQPYLLPKDLGEVNRLDFQHYILRAALHGNYLAPIEQPRRILDVGCGTGQWAFELAHHSSSPTPRSSTSTSNRSKLLPLLLPTTASFGEIFCRASPSTTTPSTSSISACSSWPGNWQPSAALIPRESSCVPSTAICAMPDWPG, from the coding sequence ATGCCCTGGTGGTTCTTCCGCCTCTGCGCAACGAACGCTTCCGCCAATGCCACCGCTCCCAAACCGTCCGTGGTCAGCCCGTCTCACGATGAGACAACCCTGCCATCCTTTGCTGCCTCCCGTCACTACCTTGACGAGCAGCCCTATCTGCTCCCCAAGGACCTGGGCGAGGTCAACCGCCTCGACTTCCAACACTATATCTTGCGTGCCGCCCTGCACGGCAACTACCTGGCCCCCATCGAGCAGCCGCGCCGCATCCTCGATGTCGGCTGCGGCACCGGCCAGTGGGCCTTCGAACTCGCCCACCACAGCAGTTCCCCCACGCCGAGGTCGTCGACCTCGACCTCGAACAGGTCAAAGCTACTACCTCTCCTCCTCCCAACTACCGCTTCGTTCGGGGAGATATTTTGCAGGGCCTCCCCTTCGACAACAACTCCTTCGACTTCGTCCATCAGCGCCTGCTCTTCCTGGCCGGGCAACTGGCAGCCCAGCGCGGCCTTGATACCGAGGGAGTCATCATGCGTTCCCTCGACCGCTATCTGCGCGATGCCAGACTGGCCAGGGTAG
- a CDS encoding class I SAM-dependent methyltransferase, which yields MPWWFFRRRSRNTTPAQSSSGWLPGEVALPRLQGSRRYLQEQPYLLPKDLGEVNRLDFQHYILRAALHGNYLAPLQQPRRILDVGCGTGQWAFELAHQFPQAEVVGLDLEQVKATTSPPPNYRFVQGDILQGLPFDNNSFDFVHQRLLFLAIPQAAWPTAVQELARVTAPGGWVELVEASIAPKDLTPSGAVTQRLFTLGGQLAALRGIDSEGVVASSLDHYLSATGLIHIERRQIEVPVGEWGGRLGSLMALNFREGAKALSAPIAHRFTITEQEVATAIEEMLQEFNRYHTKYSYIVAYGQKPY from the coding sequence ATGCCCTGGTGGTTCTTCCGCCGCCGCTCTCGCAATACTACCCCTGCCCAGTCCTCTTCTGGCTGGCTGCCCGGTGAGGTCGCCCTCCCCCGCCTGCAAGGCTCCCGCCGCTACCTGCAGGAACAGCCCTACCTGCTCCCCAAGGACCTGGGCGAGGTCAATCGCCTCGACTTCCAACACTATATCTTGCGTGCCGCCCTGCACGGCAATTATTTAGCTCCCCTCCAGCAGCCGCGCCGCATCCTCGACGTCGGCTGCGGCACCGGTCAGTGGGCCTTCGAACTCGCCCACCAGTTCCCCCAGGCCGAGGTCGTCGGCCTCGACCTCGAACAGGTCAAAGCTACTACCTCTCCCCCTCCCAACTACCGCTTCGTCCAGGGGGACATCTTGCAGGGCCTCCCCTTCGACAACAACTCCTTCGACTTCGTTCATCAGCGCCTGCTCTTCCTGGCCATTCCTCAAGCAGCCTGGCCAACAGCTGTTCAGGAGCTGGCCCGGGTCACCGCTCCCGGCGGCTGGGTCGAACTCGTCGAAGCCAGTATTGCACCAAAAGACCTCACTCCCTCGGGTGCTGTTACTCAGCGACTCTTCACATTGGGAGGACAGTTAGCAGCTCTGCGAGGGATCGATAGCGAAGGAGTGGTAGCCAGCTCACTGGACCACTATCTCTCAGCAACTGGCCTCATCCACATCGAGCGTCGTCAGATCGAAGTCCCAGTCGGTGAATGGGGTGGACGTCTCGGCTCTTTAATGGCACTGAATTTCCGGGAAGGAGCGAAAGCACTCAGCGCGCCAATTGCTCATCGGTTCACTATCACAGAGCAGGAGGTTGCTACAGCTATCGAGGAAATGCTGCAAGAATTCAACAGGTATCACACAAAATACAGCTACATCGTAGCTTATGGTCAGAAACCGTACTAA
- a CDS encoding class I SAM-dependent methyltransferase, which produces MPWWFFRRRSRNTPPAGTSAQSSSGWLPGEVALPNLQGSRRYLQEQPYLLPKDLGEVNRLDFQHYILRAALHGNYLAPIEQPRRILDVGCGTGQWAFELAHQFPHAEVVGLDLEQVKPSASPPPNYRFVQGDILQGLPFDDNSFDFVHQRLLVLAIPQAAWPAAVQELARVTAPGGWVELVETSIHISNLTPSGPANQQVASLIGQLAALRGLDSEGVVARSLDHYLAQARLKQIQCHPIKIPVGEWGGRIGSLLALDFRTMWTAISTPLAARFQIPEQEILQLIDRACQEWNELHSSCSFTVAYGQKP; this is translated from the coding sequence ATGCCCTGGTGGTTCTTCCGCCGCCGCTCTCGCAATACTCCCCCTGCTGGTACCTCTGCCCAGTCCTCTTCTGGCTGGCTGCCCGGTGAGGTCGCCCTCCCCAACCTGCAAGGCTCCCGCCGCTACCTGCAGGAACAGCCCTACCTGCTCCCCAAGGACCTGGGTGAGGTCAACCGCCTCGACTTCCAACACTATATCTTGCGTGCCGCCCTGCACGGCAACTACCTGGCCCCCATCGAGCAGCCACGCCGCATCCTCGATGTTGGCTGTGGCACCGGCCAGTGGGCCTTCGAACTCGCCCACCAGTTCCCTCACGCCGAGGTCGTCGGCCTCGACCTCGAACAGGTCAAACCCTCGGCTTCCCCACCTCCCAACTACCGCTTCGTCCAGGGGGACATCCTGCAAGGCCTCCCTTTCGATGACAACTCCTTCGACTTCGTTCATCAACGTCTCCTTGTTCTGGCGATTCCTCAAGCAGCCTGGCCGGCGGCTGTTCAGGAGCTGGCCCGGGTCACCGCTCCCGGCGGCTGGGTCGAACTCGTCGAGACAAGCATCCATATCAGCAACCTTACTCCCTCTGGGCCAGCCAACCAGCAAGTGGCATCTCTCATAGGTCAGCTCGCTGCTCTGCGAGGCTTGGATAGCGAGGGCGTCGTCGCACGTTCCCTCGATCACTATCTGGCCCAGGCTCGTCTGAAGCAGATCCAATGTCATCCCATCAAGATCCCTGTAGGCGAATGGGGGGGCCGCATCGGCTCTCTACTCGCTCTTGACTTCCGCACGATGTGGACAGCAATCAGTACCCCGCTGGCGGCTCGCTTCCAGATCCCTGAGCAGGAGATTCTCCAACTCATTGACAGGGCCTGCCAGGAATGGAATGAGCTACATTCCAGCTGCTCTTTCACAGTGGCTTACGGTCAGAAGCCTTGA
- a CDS encoding class I SAM-dependent methyltransferase, which translates to MPWWFFRRRSRDIAPAATSAPPSSGWRLGEVALPRLQGSRRYLQEQPYLLPKDLGEVNRLDFQHYILRAALHGNYLAPIEQPRRILDVGCGTGQWAFELAHQFPHAEVVGLDLEQVKPSASPPPNYRFVQGDILQGLPFDNNSFDFVHQRLLIAAIPQPAWPGAVQELARVTAPGGWVELVETGTALEDWLPSGPATQEIYTLSAQLGALRGLDAEGLVMRSLARYLEEAGLVNTHYYPFAVPLGEWGGRIGSLMALNVYEGWKGISAPIAARFGRSEQEILQLIEQAYQEWTQFRTQLHFAVAYGQKPLSH; encoded by the coding sequence ATGCCCTGGTGGTTCTTCCGTCGCCGCTCCCGCGACATCGCTCCCGCAGCGACCTCGGCCCCACCCTCTTCTGGCTGGCGCCTGGGCGAGGTCGCCCTCCCCCGCCTGCAGGGGTCCCGCCGCTACCTGCAGGAACAGCCCTACCTGCTCCCCAAGGATCTGGGCGAAGTTAACCGCCTCGACTTCCAACACTATATCTTGCGTGCCGCCCTACACGGCAACTACCTGGCCCCCATCGAGCAGCCGCGCCGCATCCTCGATGTCGGCTGCGGCACCGGCCAGTGGGCCTTCGAACTCGCCCACCAGTTCCCTCACGCCGAGGTCGTCGGCCTCGACCTCGAACAGGTCAAACCCTCGGCTTCCCCACCTCCCAACTACCGCTTCGTCCAGGGAGATATTTTGCAGGGCCTCCCTTTCGACAACAACTCCTTCGACTTCGTCCATCAGCGCCTGCTCATAGCTGCTATCCCGCAGCCCGCCTGGCCGGGCGCCGTCCAGGAACTCGCCCGCGTCACCGCCCCCGGCGGCTGGGTCGAACTCGTCGAGACTGGCACCGCCTTGGAGGATTGGCTCCCCTCTGGCCCTGCCACCCAAGAGATCTACACCCTCTCAGCCCAGCTCGGTGCTCTCAGAGGCCTCGATGCAGAGGGTCTTGTGATGCGCTCCCTAGCCCGCTATCTGGAAGAGGCTGGCCTCGTCAACACTCATTATTACCCCTTTGCCGTTCCTCTGGGCGAATGGGGCGGACGTATCGGCTCCCTGATGGCCCTAAATGTGTATGAAGGCTGGAAGGGCATCAGTGCCCCTATCGCCGCCCGCTTCGGTCGCTCTGAGCAGGAAATCTTACAGCTCATTGAGCAAGCCTATCAGGAGTGGACCCAGTTCCGCACACAACTTCACTTCGCCGTCGCCTATGGCCAGAAGCCCTTGTCACACTGA
- a CDS encoding class I SAM-dependent methyltransferase — MPWWPFRRPSRSSSRVAASSSSSSGWQPDEIALPRLQGSRRYLQEQPYLLPKDLGEVNRLDFQHYALRAALRSNYLAPIEQPRRILDVGCGTGQWAFELAQQFPQAEVVGLDLEQAKATTPPSNYRFVQGDILQGLPFDNNSFDFVHQRLLFLAIPLAAWPGAVQELARVTAPGGWVELVETGTALQDWLPCGPATQEFWRLAAQLAALRGIDTDDVPHSLARYLEEASLVNIHYQPFSVPLGEWGGRIGSLMALDLREACKAISAPIAARFGRSEQDVLQLIERASQEWNEFRTKWPFAIAYGQKLLTH, encoded by the coding sequence ATGCCCTGGTGGCCCTTTCGTCGCCCCTCCCGCAGCAGTTCTCGGGTGGCAGCTTCAAGCTCCTCTTCCAGCGGCTGGCAACCCGATGAAATTGCCTTGCCCCGCCTGCAGGGGTCCCGTCGCTACCTGCAGGAACAGCCCTACCTGCTCCCCAAGGACCTGGGTGAGGTCAACCGCCTCGATTTCCAGCACTACGCCCTCCGCGCCGCGCTGCGTAGCAATTACCTGGCCCCCATCGAGCAGCCGCGCCGCATCCTCGACGTCGGCTGTGGCACCGGCCAGTGGGCCTTCGAACTCGCTCAGCAGTTCCCCCAGGCCGAGGTCGTCGGCCTCGACCTCGAACAGGCCAAGGCCACTACTCCTCCCTCTAACTACCGCTTCGTCCAGGGGGACATCTTGCAGGGCCTCCCCTTCGACAACAACTCCTTCGACTTCGTTCATCAGCGCCTGCTCTTCCTGGCCATCCCTCTGGCTGCCTGGCCGGGCGCCGTCCAGGAACTCGCCCGTGTCACTGCCCCCGGCGGCTGGGTCGAACTCGTCGAGACTGGCACCGCTCTACAGGACTGGCTCCCCTGCGGCCCAGCCACTCAAGAATTCTGGCGACTTGCCGCTCAACTCGCTGCCCTACGAGGAATAGATACCGATGATGTACCGCACTCCCTAGCCCGCTACCTGGAGGAAGCGAGCCTTGTCAACATCCACTATCAGCCTTTCTCCGTTCCCCTGGGCGAATGGGGCGGACGCATCGGCTCCCTGATGGCGCTGGATCTGCGCGAAGCCTGCAAGGCCATCAGTGCCCCTATTGCGGCCCGCTTCGGGCGCTCTGAGCAGGATGTATTGCAGCTGATCGAACGGGCTAGCCAGGAGTGGAATGAGTTCCGAACAAAATGGCCTTTTGCCATAGCCTATGGTCAGAAACTCTTGACGCATTGA
- a CDS encoding class I SAM-dependent methyltransferase, whose protein sequence is MPWWFFRRRSRDTAPTATSAQSPSGWLPGEVALPRLQGSRRYLQEQPYLLPKDLGEVNRLDFQHYILRALLRGNYLAPLQQPHRILDVGCGTGQWAFELAQQFPQAEVVGLDLEQVKPSASPPPNYRFVQGDILQGLPFDDNSFDFVHQRLLVLAIPQTAWPAAVQELARVTTPGGWIELLEVGTALQDYLPSGPATQEFYQLGSQLAALRGIDTDGTVMRSLARYLEEAGLVNIHYQALDVPLGEWGGRIGSLMALDAREAWKAINAPIAARFGRSEQEILQLIEQAYQEWTQFRTQLHFAVAYGQKPI, encoded by the coding sequence ATGCCCTGGTGGTTCTTCCGTCGCCGCTCCCGCGACACCGCTCCCACAGCGACCTCGGCCCAGTCCCCCTCTGGCTGGCTGCCCGGTGAGGTCGCCCTGCCCCGCCTGCAGGGGTCCCGTCGCTACCTGCAGGAACAGCCTTACCTGCTCCCCAAGGACCTGGGCGAAGTTAACCGCCTCGACTTCCAACACTATATCTTGCGCGCTCTTCTACGTGGCAATTATTTAGCTCCCCTCCAGCAGCCACACCGCATCCTCGACGTCGGCTGTGGCACCGGCCAGTGGGCCTTCGAACTCGCCCAGCAGTTCCCCCAGGCCGAGGTCGTCGGCCTCGACCTCGAACAGGTCAAACCCTCGGCTTCCCCACCTCCCAACTACCGCTTCGTCCAGGGGGACATCCTGCAAGGCCTCCCTTTCGATGACAACTCCTTCGACTTCGTTCATCAACGTCTCCTTGTTCTGGCGATTCCACAAACAGCCTGGCCGGCGGCTGTTCAGGAGCTGGCCCGGGTCACCACACCCGGCGGCTGGATCGAACTCCTGGAAGTCGGCACCGCTCTGCAGGACTACCTGCCCTCTGGACCCGCTACCCAAGAATTCTATCAGCTCGGGTCTCAGCTCGCTGCTTTGCGGGGTATCGATACCGATGGCACCGTTATGCGCTCGTTAGCCCGCTACCTGGAGGAAGCCGGCCTTGTCAATATTCACTACCAGGCCCTTGACGTCCCTCTGGGCGAATGGGGCGGCCGCATCGGTTCCCTGATGGCTCTAGATGCACGTGAAGCCTGGAAGGCCATCAATGCCCCTATCGCCGCCCGCTTCGGTCGCTCTGAGCAGGAAATCTTACAGCTCATTGAGCAAGCCTATCAGGAGTGGACCCAGTTCCGCACACAACTTCACTTCGCCGTCGCCTATGGTCAGAAGCCCATCTAG